Proteins found in one Brachyspira murdochii DSM 12563 genomic segment:
- a CDS encoding tetratricopeptide repeat protein, whose amino-acid sequence MKYYIKTILLFLILTYSVIYAKPSDKIRFDSDELTELEYDFFTKIDNGETNDLELHYDGFIIASGITDEEEFKFYRGKLDEIRNLAKKDLSQYTEEGAYAFGKRLLNWLYSSGVLKKYFETSTLFQDLIYKGEYNCLSSSILYSLLYSEFGFKVTGVLTSSHAFCTVYTEQGKIDVETTISRGFNPGQKEIRNTGNSTIVTFVPQGNYRDRNEVDIFTLIATLYPNSISLKKIEKDLEKQLVMAKKAYYLSPNTEIYNKNLINAYNRLALDYLKKNDYEAAYKTLEEAYVFDPSSSMTKNNRIHYYNTIGTSYLSQKDYPNAIQIYKIGISDIGDDASVLKRNLKVSYYNYAVTEYNERRYNNANTISEEALKLFPNDRDFIRLLSSIPK is encoded by the coding sequence ATGAAATACTATATAAAAACTATTTTACTTTTTCTTATTCTTACATATTCTGTTATATATGCAAAACCTTCTGATAAAATAAGGTTTGATTCTGATGAGCTTACAGAATTAGAATATGATTTCTTTACCAAAATTGATAACGGAGAGACTAATGATTTAGAGCTTCATTATGATGGATTTATAATAGCTTCTGGAATAACTGATGAAGAAGAGTTTAAATTTTACAGAGGAAAATTAGATGAAATAAGAAATCTTGCTAAAAAAGATCTTTCTCAGTATACCGAAGAAGGAGCCTATGCATTTGGAAAAAGATTATTAAACTGGCTTTATTCAAGCGGTGTATTAAAAAAATATTTTGAAACCTCTACACTATTTCAGGATCTAATATATAAAGGAGAATATAATTGCTTAAGTTCAAGCATACTATATTCTTTGCTATACAGTGAGTTTGGCTTTAAAGTTACAGGCGTATTAACATCAAGTCATGCTTTCTGCACAGTATACACTGAACAGGGAAAAATAGATGTAGAAACAACCATATCAAGAGGATTTAACCCTGGTCAGAAAGAAATAAGAAATACAGGAAATTCAACAATAGTTACTTTTGTTCCTCAGGGTAATTATAGAGACAGAAATGAAGTAGATATATTTACATTGATAGCAACACTTTATCCTAACTCTATATCATTAAAAAAAATAGAAAAAGATTTAGAAAAACAGCTTGTTATGGCAAAAAAAGCATATTATCTGTCTCCTAACACTGAAATATATAATAAGAACCTAATTAATGCCTATAATAGATTGGCATTAGATTATCTTAAAAAAAATGATTATGAAGCAGCATATAAAACTTTGGAAGAAGCATATGTTTTTGATCCTTCAAGTTCTATGACTAAAAATAATAGAATACATTATTATAATACAATAGGTACTTCTTATTTAAGCCAAAAAGACTATCCTAATGCTATACAAATATACAAAATAGGAATATCTGATATAGGCGATGATGCAAGTGTATTAAAAAGAAATTTGAAAGTTTCATATTATAATTATGCTGTTACAGAATATAATGAAAGAAGATATAATAATGCCAATACAATATCCGAAGAAGCTTTAAAATTATTTCCAAATGATAGGGATTTTATTAGATTATTGTCTTCAATACCAAAATAA
- a CDS encoding bifunctional nuclease family protein — translation MVEAKILNLAITDKGFVVILKPEKSDKVVPISIAYLEAQSIMASLIGYKIERPLTHDIVSSIFQNCGIRLINIIIDNVHIDTFFSKLVIEHNGKNIFIDSRPSDAIALSLKSKAPIFIEEHVVDKAGIVLEDNDSLMKVKDSIPFTYQRFDREDLKETSSENIFTKKEPEEYNNNTNTKDYKKNKEELQRLLDQAVKEERYEDAAKYRDELDNLSE, via the coding sequence GTGGTTGAAGCAAAGATACTTAATTTAGCAATAACTGATAAAGGTTTTGTTGTAATATTAAAACCGGAAAAGTCTGATAAAGTTGTTCCTATATCGATAGCATATTTAGAAGCTCAGTCTATAATGGCAAGCCTTATAGGATACAAAATTGAAAGACCGCTCACTCATGACATTGTAAGCAGTATATTTCAAAACTGCGGCATACGATTAATTAATATAATAATTGACAATGTACATATAGACACATTCTTTTCTAAATTAGTAATAGAACATAACGGCAAAAATATATTTATAGATTCCAGACCTTCTGATGCGATAGCACTGTCTCTAAAATCTAAAGCACCTATATTTATAGAAGAGCATGTCGTAGATAAAGCAGGTATTGTACTTGAAGATAATGACAGCCTTATGAAAGTAAAAGACAGCATACCTTTTACATATCAAAGATTTGACAGAGAAGACCTTAAAGAAACAAGCAGCGAAAATATATTTACCAAAAAAGAACCTGAAGAATATAATAACAATACAAATACTAAAGACTATAAAAAAAATAAAGAAGAACTGCAGAGATTACTAGATCAGGCAGTAAAAGAAGAAAGATATGAAGATGCTGCAAAATATAGAGATGAACTTGATAATTTGAGCGAATAA
- a CDS encoding SpoIVB peptidase S55 domain-containing protein, producing MEKRIFFIFALLFVFAFNLFTQTEDLPKTPPENPEVIPISEIYEGMEGVGYTVIHGTNVEPFKVKVLSILKKRWHNSDAILIQCEGLNLDHSGTVAGMSGSPIYFNGKIAGALAFGWNYAKDPIAGVTPIEEMYKLYEDTNAKSPLLGFADNNSLQTPLIFSGISSKAFDEYSSSFKKSGFYPMQTGGSISDTNQATKFLFGDSVAIVLADGDVSMAGIGTVSHTDNEKFLLFGHSMWSKGRLRAPVSRAYINHIVASVDSSFKLGAAYSNYLGYTVYDGVFGVSGVYGEVPENTMVPVKLEIEDQTFLTRDYNFRVLNDPTYFSDILSMAIYSAISSTAGGEEEGVFSISYEIETDYFEEPYKVNDRILAYSSTDAFKSAIEQLISPIDFFIYNNFNRVGIKSVKLSIKRNNLEYAFLNDITLVEPRAVAGETIHLRVGLTPYGKEKQYIDIPVKLPVNLKTDVYSIYAANEYIYNYAEQLFMPNKYEIRSLDDVMRIYGKSYDDSSLRVWLYSSSRGVQIGKDLYPTLPPSKYGIMAKNATSDKAAVITAVDGKYEMPCSTLGLIKLDIIIEGARKYENR from the coding sequence ATGGAAAAAAGAATATTTTTTATTTTTGCATTACTATTTGTTTTTGCATTCAATTTATTTACGCAGACAGAAGATTTGCCTAAAACCCCTCCAGAAAACCCGGAAGTTATCCCCATAAGTGAGATTTATGAAGGTATGGAAGGTGTTGGCTATACGGTTATACATGGTACAAATGTAGAGCCTTTTAAGGTAAAGGTATTATCTATATTAAAAAAGAGATGGCATAACAGTGATGCTATACTTATACAGTGTGAAGGTCTTAATTTGGATCATTCAGGCACAGTAGCAGGTATGAGCGGTTCGCCTATATATTTTAATGGTAAAATAGCTGGTGCTTTGGCTTTCGGCTGGAATTATGCTAAAGACCCTATAGCTGGTGTTACTCCTATAGAGGAAATGTATAAATTATATGAAGATACTAATGCTAAATCTCCTCTTTTAGGTTTTGCTGATAATAATTCTCTTCAAACTCCATTAATATTTTCTGGTATAAGCAGTAAGGCATTTGATGAATACTCTTCTTCATTTAAAAAAAGCGGATTTTATCCTATGCAGACTGGAGGCTCTATTTCCGACACAAATCAGGCAACTAAATTTTTGTTTGGGGACTCTGTTGCTATAGTATTGGCAGACGGAGATGTTTCTATGGCTGGTATTGGAACAGTTTCTCATACTGATAATGAAAAGTTTTTGCTTTTTGGGCATTCAATGTGGTCTAAAGGAAGATTAAGAGCTCCTGTTTCTAGGGCTTATATTAATCATATAGTAGCTTCAGTAGATTCTTCTTTCAAACTTGGTGCTGCTTATTCTAATTATTTAGGATATACTGTTTATGACGGTGTATTCGGAGTATCTGGAGTGTATGGTGAAGTTCCAGAAAATACTATGGTGCCTGTAAAATTGGAAATAGAAGATCAAACTTTCCTTACAAGAGATTATAATTTTAGAGTATTAAATGATCCTACATATTTCTCTGATATACTTTCTATGGCTATATATAGTGCTATAAGTTCTACTGCAGGCGGTGAAGAAGAGGGTGTATTCAGCATAAGCTACGAAATAGAAACTGATTATTTTGAAGAGCCTTATAAAGTAAATGATAGAATATTAGCATATTCTTCTACAGATGCTTTTAAATCTGCTATAGAACAGCTTATATCTCCTATAGATTTCTTTATATACAATAATTTTAATAGAGTAGGTATAAAGTCTGTTAAATTATCAATTAAGAGAAATAATCTTGAATATGCTTTCTTAAATGATATAACTTTGGTAGAGCCTAGAGCTGTAGCAGGAGAAACTATACATTTGAGAGTAGGACTTACACCTTATGGTAAAGAGAAACAGTACATAGATATACCCGTAAAACTTCCTGTTAATTTGAAGACAGATGTTTATAGTATTTATGCTGCTAATGAATATATTTATAATTATGCAGAACAGTTGTTTATGCCTAATAAATATGAGATAAGAAGTTTAGACGATGTTATGCGTATTTATGGAAAGAGCTATGATGACAGTTCTCTTAGGGTATGGCTTTATTCATCATCAAGGGGCGTACAGATAGGTAAGGATCTATATCCTACACTTCCGCCTTCCAAATATGGTATAATGGCAAAAAATGCTACTTCTGATAAGGCGGCTGTTATTACTGCTGTTGACGGAAAATATGAAATGCCATGTTCTACACTTGGATTAATTAAATTAGATATAATAATTGAAGGGGCTAGAAAATATGAAAATCGCTAA
- a CDS encoding ligand-binding sensor domain-containing protein, which yields MKIAKIIFILQFILILTSANVFAVVTRTLSSTKRGFFDNGVYDGVMLTEQGSLTLAPVIEQDGAISGKDIWKIYPVSDGGMFAAISGSGAELYKRDAESTNFTSFASESNESAFTAVISDSQGNVYAAVGPYAKIIKYDSSGKELWRKTLDDTYIWDMKFDNNGNLFAAAGGNNARVIKISSDGEIKEILKTEEQHAMSLYFDSKNNKMYVGTAGRGLVLCIDLSTNLENPSYSVVYDTAENEVYAITMDNIGNLYFGTATRQPAYLILPSIIDGDKRPDEADKEFRNSLYRADTNGTVQRLFFLNQTLVLALSSDKNNNIYFVTGDTADIYKINGDDGLLSYIGGLKNKILSTFAVSEDGLYFAISKTGEIYRIKHGYPNYGSFTSDTLDLKLLSKLGSFNAMSTVPQGGNISVEVRTGNAARVDKSWSDFMPIDANGKVNVPEGRFMQFKVTMETSDTEITPVLNSMDFTYVENNLAPEVLNGGLTTRYRQQNDSSETAKSPQLEENEAMVYWKGSDPNGDKLSYDLEYRLKGEKNYRKLASNLETSYYKFNSYLMPSGIYDFRITASDKYDNPVGEIKTKTLEVFNVKYDNDPPELFDFNVTGEGSGRVVTFRVEDKLSFIKTVRYSTITGEWRYIVPNDGLLDSMNEAFTINIDDAEAGSVTIEVMDTEGNTKYYSFII from the coding sequence ATGAAAATCGCTAAGATTATTTTTATACTGCAGTTTATACTAATACTTACTTCTGCTAATGTTTTTGCAGTTGTTACTAGGACATTGTCTAGTACAAAAAGAGGTTTTTTTGACAATGGAGTATATGACGGAGTTATGCTTACAGAACAGGGCAGTTTAACATTAGCCCCTGTTATAGAACAAGACGGAGCTATTTCCGGAAAGGATATTTGGAAAATTTATCCTGTAAGTGACGGCGGTATGTTTGCTGCTATAAGCGGAAGCGGTGCTGAACTATATAAAAGAGATGCAGAATCTACAAATTTTACTTCTTTTGCTTCAGAAAGTAATGAAAGTGCTTTTACTGCTGTTATAAGCGACAGTCAGGGCAATGTATACGCTGCTGTAGGACCTTATGCTAAAATAATAAAGTATGATAGCAGCGGCAAGGAACTTTGGAGAAAAACTTTAGATGATACTTATATATGGGATATGAAGTTTGACAATAACGGAAACCTTTTTGCTGCAGCAGGCGGAAATAATGCAAGAGTAATAAAAATATCATCAGATGGTGAAATTAAAGAGATATTAAAAACTGAAGAACAGCATGCCATGTCATTATATTTTGACAGCAAAAATAATAAAATGTATGTGGGTACTGCTGGAAGAGGTTTGGTATTATGTATAGATTTATCTACAAATTTAGAAAATCCTTCATACAGTGTAGTCTATGATACTGCCGAAAATGAAGTTTATGCTATTACTATGGATAATATAGGTAATTTATACTTTGGTACAGCTACAAGACAGCCTGCTTATTTAATACTGCCTTCAATTATAGACGGAGATAAAAGACCTGATGAAGCTGATAAAGAGTTTAGAAACTCTCTTTATAGAGCTGATACTAATGGAACTGTTCAAAGATTATTTTTCTTAAATCAGACATTAGTTTTAGCATTGAGCAGCGATAAAAACAATAATATATATTTTGTTACTGGAGATACTGCTGATATATATAAAATTAACGGAGATGACGGACTTTTATCATATATAGGCGGATTAAAAAATAAAATACTTTCTACATTTGCAGTTTCTGAAGACGGGCTTTATTTTGCTATATCAAAAACTGGTGAGATATACAGAATAAAACATGGATATCCTAATTACGGAAGTTTTACAAGCGACACATTAGATTTAAAACTTTTAAGTAAATTAGGAAGTTTTAATGCTATGAGTACAGTTCCTCAAGGCGGCAATATATCTGTTGAAGTTAGAACTGGTAATGCTGCAAGAGTTGATAAAAGCTGGAGTGATTTTATGCCTATTGATGCCAATGGTAAAGTAAATGTTCCAGAAGGCAGATTTATGCAGTTTAAGGTTACAATGGAGACTTCTGATACTGAAATAACTCCAGTATTAAATTCTATGGATTTTACATATGTTGAAAACAATTTAGCTCCTGAAGTATTAAATGGAGGACTTACTACAAGATACCGTCAGCAGAATGATTCTTCTGAAACAGCTAAAAGCCCTCAATTAGAAGAAAACGAAGCTATGGTATATTGGAAAGGCTCTGATCCTAACGGTGATAAATTATCATATGATTTGGAATACAGATTAAAAGGTGAAAAAAATTATAGAAAATTAGCTTCCAATTTGGAGACATCATACTATAAATTTAATTCCTATTTAATGCCTTCTGGTATATACGACTTTAGAATAACAGCAAGCGATAAATATGATAATCCCGTAGGTGAGATAAAAACAAAAACTTTAGAAGTATTTAATGTTAAATATGATAATGATCCTCCTGAACTTTTTGATTTTAATGTTACTGGAGAAGGATCAGGAAGGGTAGTCACATTCAGAGTAGAGGATAAATTATCATTCATTAAAACTGTGAGATATTCTACTATAACAGGAGAATGGAGATATATAGTTCCAAATGACGGATTATTGGATTCTATGAATGAAGCATTTACTATTAATATAGATGATGCTGAAGCTGGTTCCGTTACTATAGAGGTTATGGATACTGAAGGAAATACTAAATATTATTCATTTATTATATGA
- a CDS encoding helicase C-terminal domain-containing protein, with the protein MSNNYDREIDSVFSTNAISYMRKAIADAYGNEVYFGINFNAYGILDYIEVMARGNKDSVPAIISLSLEFDAVIHNHPSGQLTPSRPDLAIASELGNNAGVGFYIVNNDVDDYYEVVKPIKAENIKTIDVPDALYMFTENGTLSKLLKKYEYRQEQTELVEATIESFNNNKHLISEAGTGIGKSFAYLVPALLWLKENKTRIVISTNTINLQEQIISKDIPSIIGGIAPNVKYALVKGRNNYVCIKKVKDALNDTDRLDFEEQIRFFEDINNWLSITKDGSITDLGYRPQGELWEMVACDTDTCTHRKCEYLEDCYFYKMRKQLNAAQLLIVNHHILCADLSLYAETAGRYSLLPRYTKVLIDEAHNFENSASSYFGDEGSKNGISKALFYISRMKKNKRLGIIESINNMLNDKKSLIEKHEYDEILDLINKAHDLTSRVRNVTEDKTKEFMNYCHKNIQTKEGLGYKFRISPELVNTNHWKNDGLKPLREMVLSMTSLVNICDKLYKKFFDIAIEKDFDYEEIAQMANAYLERLKRQLVSLNAVIDYKKDEYIRWIETRLTKKGSLILNWHLTPVTVAKNLNDFLYSRFDTVAMYSATLTVSKSFNFFSNRLGFDYIEKNKKIEIYLESPFNYEDNARLYIAADMPDVASDTFNDFTSKVLLDVCDITGGRAFILFTSFSSLMSVYENTVKKLKSKNINALAQTASVHRHTLLDMFKSSSNNVLYGVDSFWEGVDVAGKNLEVVIIPKLPFAVPTDPISEGRYRYIEENGGNAFLDYALPFAVIKFKQGFGRLIRSKDDRGVVFVLDKRLYTKNYGVQFIQSLPNAKVIKASMKEIFNDMNNFFEY; encoded by the coding sequence ATGAGTAATAATTATGACAGAGAAATAGACAGCGTATTTTCTACAAACGCAATAAGCTACATGAGAAAAGCAATAGCAGATGCTTACGGCAATGAAGTATACTTTGGAATAAATTTTAATGCCTACGGTATACTTGATTATATAGAAGTTATGGCTAGAGGAAACAAAGACTCTGTACCTGCTATAATATCATTATCATTAGAGTTTGACGCTGTAATTCATAATCACCCATCTGGACAGCTTACACCTTCAAGACCTGATTTAGCAATAGCAAGCGAACTTGGAAATAATGCTGGTGTAGGTTTTTATATAGTTAATAATGATGTTGATGATTATTATGAAGTAGTAAAGCCGATAAAAGCAGAAAATATAAAAACTATAGATGTTCCAGACGCTTTATATATGTTCACAGAAAACGGTACATTGAGCAAATTATTAAAAAAGTACGAATACAGACAAGAACAAACAGAACTTGTTGAAGCTACCATTGAATCATTTAATAATAATAAACATTTAATATCAGAAGCAGGCACTGGAATAGGAAAATCTTTTGCATATTTAGTACCTGCCCTATTATGGCTTAAAGAAAATAAAACTAGAATAGTAATTTCTACCAACACTATAAACTTACAGGAACAAATTATATCAAAGGATATACCTTCTATTATAGGAGGAATTGCCCCTAATGTAAAATATGCTTTGGTTAAGGGCAGAAACAATTATGTATGCATAAAAAAGGTTAAAGATGCTTTAAATGATACTGACAGACTTGACTTTGAAGAACAGATAAGATTTTTTGAAGATATTAATAATTGGCTTAGTATAACTAAAGACGGTTCTATAACAGATTTGGGATACAGACCGCAGGGAGAATTATGGGAAATGGTTGCCTGCGATACCGATACCTGTACTCATAGAAAATGCGAATACTTGGAAGACTGCTATTTTTATAAAATGCGTAAGCAGTTAAATGCAGCTCAGTTATTAATAGTTAATCATCATATACTATGTGCAGATTTATCTTTATATGCAGAAACAGCAGGACGATACAGCCTACTTCCTAGATATACAAAAGTTTTAATCGATGAGGCACATAATTTTGAAAACTCTGCTTCAAGCTATTTTGGAGATGAAGGAAGTAAAAACGGAATATCAAAGGCACTTTTTTATATTTCAAGAATGAAGAAAAATAAGAGACTTGGAATTATAGAAAGTATTAACAATATGCTTAATGATAAGAAATCATTAATCGAAAAGCATGAATATGATGAAATACTAGACTTAATAAATAAAGCTCATGATTTAACTTCAAGGGTAAGAAATGTTACTGAAGATAAAACAAAAGAGTTTATGAATTACTGCCATAAAAACATACAAACAAAAGAAGGATTAGGCTATAAATTTAGAATAAGCCCAGAACTTGTAAATACTAATCATTGGAAAAATGACGGATTAAAACCTCTTAGAGAGATGGTGCTTTCAATGACTTCTCTTGTAAATATTTGCGATAAATTATACAAAAAGTTTTTTGATATAGCCATTGAAAAAGATTTTGATTATGAAGAAATAGCACAAATGGCAAATGCATATTTAGAGAGACTAAAAAGACAATTAGTATCATTAAATGCTGTAATAGATTATAAAAAAGATGAATATATAAGATGGATAGAGACAAGACTCACAAAAAAAGGAAGTCTTATACTAAATTGGCATTTGACACCTGTAACAGTAGCAAAAAATTTAAATGATTTTCTATATTCAAGATTTGATACAGTTGCAATGTACTCTGCTACTTTAACTGTATCAAAAAGTTTTAATTTTTTCTCAAACAGACTGGGTTTTGATTATATAGAAAAAAATAAAAAAATAGAAATATATTTGGAATCGCCTTTTAATTATGAGGATAATGCAAGGCTTTATATAGCAGCTGATATGCCCGATGTTGCCTCTGATACATTTAATGACTTTACATCAAAAGTACTATTGGATGTATGCGATATTACAGGAGGAAGAGCTTTTATATTATTCACATCTTTCTCATCACTTATGAGTGTATATGAAAATACTGTTAAAAAATTAAAGAGTAAAAATATAAATGCTTTAGCTCAAACAGCATCAGTACACAGACATACTCTGCTTGATATGTTCAAATCATCTTCAAACAATGTACTTTACGGAGTAGATTCTTTCTGGGAAGGTGTTGATGTAGCAGGCAAAAATTTGGAAGTAGTTATTATACCAAAACTGCCGTTTGCTGTACCAACAGACCCTATAAGTGAAGGAAGATACAGATATATTGAAGAAAATGGAGGAAATGCATTTTTAGACTACGCCCTTCCATTTGCCGTTATAAAGTTCAAGCAGGGTTTTGGACGCCTTATAAGAAGTAAAGATGACAGAGGGGTTGTATTTGTACTCGATAAAAGGCTCTATACCAAAAATTACGGCGTTCAATTCATTCAATCTCTTCCTAATGCTAAAGTGATAAAGGCAAGTATGAAAGAAATATTTAACGATATGAATAATTTTTTTGAGTATTAA
- a CDS encoding ATP-binding protein yields the protein MKKIVELDKPKFDDKLKAEYSEFFDFLNKKIDAFDMVNTNIKSLFVYLVFDSVLYNITRPESVICRFSKQVEISKEGDIKISLLRFQLDTLINDYKYNNLKIILFFNIPEDEILSKYLIPKNSKNNTVSNTDDPVLNVVPIKPIYSLKQMVLNPATYDEINKIIIMIKNIDKIYNEWGFSEIDSVPKCIVNFFGPPGTGKTMAAHAIANELGVNILALNYADIESKFVGDAPKNLVSAFKIAEKEKSMMFFDEADSFLGKRITNVSSSSDQAVNSLRSQMLILLESFNGTVIFATNLHKNYDSAFESRILKHIKFELPDLDMRAKIIRKMIPSKAPIDCSLFTDEYLLELSNILDGFSPREIKNTILDLFISFLYSGNTEIDKEFINNVFKNAKEKFDEVKNKTNLSSEAKKKLESSIKDNLENNNYVVEKIKENTEEENNIN from the coding sequence ATGAAAAAAATAGTAGAATTAGATAAGCCCAAATTTGATGATAAATTAAAAGCAGAATATTCTGAATTTTTTGATTTTTTAAATAAAAAAATAGATGCTTTTGATATGGTTAATACTAATATAAAAAGTTTGTTTGTATATTTAGTATTTGATAGTGTTTTGTACAATATTACTAGACCTGAAAGTGTTATTTGCAGATTTTCAAAGCAAGTAGAAATATCAAAAGAAGGAGATATAAAAATCTCTCTTTTGAGATTTCAGTTGGATACTTTGATTAACGATTATAAATATAATAATTTAAAAATTATATTATTTTTTAATATACCAGAAGATGAAATTTTATCAAAATATTTAATACCTAAAAACTCAAAAAATAATACTGTATCAAATACAGATGACCCTGTTTTAAATGTTGTACCTATAAAACCAATATATAGCTTAAAACAAATGGTATTAAATCCGGCAACATATGATGAAATTAATAAAATTATTATTATGATAAAAAATATTGATAAAATATATAATGAATGGGGGTTTTCAGAAATAGATTCTGTACCAAAATGTATTGTTAATTTTTTTGGTCCTCCGGGTACTGGAAAAACTATGGCAGCACATGCTATAGCAAATGAATTGGGGGTTAATATACTAGCATTGAATTATGCTGATATAGAATCTAAATTTGTGGGAGATGCACCTAAAAATTTAGTATCGGCATTTAAAATAGCTGAAAAAGAAAAATCTATGATGTTTTTTGATGAAGCAGATTCTTTTTTGGGTAAAAGAATTACAAATGTTAGTTCTAGTTCTGATCAGGCTGTTAATTCTTTAAGAAGCCAGATGTTAATTTTATTGGAATCATTTAACGGCACAGTAATATTTGCAACGAATTTACATAAAAATTATGATAGTGCATTTGAAAGCAGAATATTGAAACATATAAAATTTGAACTGCCGGATTTGGATATGAGAGCCAAAATAATAAGAAAAATGATACCTAGTAAAGCTCCTATAGATTGCAGTTTATTTACAGATGAGTATTTGTTAGAACTATCCAATATATTAGATGGATTTTCTCCAAGAGAAATAAAAAATACTATATTGGATTTATTTATATCATTTTTGTATAGCGGTAATACTGAAATAGATAAAGAATTTATTAATAATGTATTCAAAAATGCCAAAGAAAAATTTGATGAAGTAAAAAATAAGACTAATTTGTCTTCTGAGGCAAAAAAGAAATTAGAATCTTCTATCAAAGATAACTTGGAAAATAATAATTATGTTGTAGAAAAAATAAAGGAGAATACTGAAGAAGAGAATAATATTAATTAA